From a region of the Sander lucioperca isolate FBNREF2018 chromosome 8, SLUC_FBN_1.2, whole genome shotgun sequence genome:
- the pou2f1b gene encoding POU domain, class 2, transcription factor 1b isoform X13, translating into MADGGAASQDESSGPGIQINGFDFQRQMVPTTSTITNAHAQALLQQLTLTPAQQQMLIQQAQAQLLAAAVQHSANQQNNTTGASISASAATPITQLPLSQPIQIASQLQQQNLSLPQFVLVQPGHPIATQLQPAQFIISQTPHGQQGILQAQSLLTQLPQSQANLLPTQPCITLATQPATPTRTTAATPIQSLSHSQTPPKRLDTPTMEEPSDLEELEQFAKTFKQRRIKLGFTQGDVGLAMGKLYGNDFSQTTISRFEALNLSFKNMCKLKPLLEKWLNDAVCAENLTSDQALSSPSALCSPGMGIEGINRRRKKRTSIETNIRVALEKSFLEQNQKPTSEEITMIADQLNMEKEVIRVWFCNRRQKEKRINPPSSCNSGGGGTPIKTIFTPSSPLVASTASLVSSPTINTPTTLTVNPVMPLTSTSVSGLSFTGTTVGGTNTASVISTAPMITMACSPSLSPSPTTIHSSTESKAQTIVTQAPTSIATTLGTGQLMVTPSGLSAALQGAQLPSGFAAMAAAAAGLNPGLMSSQFAPGGALLSLTSGGLGSPAFMSNNTLATIQGVYQSLASGGTIPITSLDGGNLLFANTSAGNTPNLVTTPLFLNPQNLSLLTSNPVSLVSAGAGGLQVTADAHHQTTKATVPVQASTITTASKAQ; encoded by the exons atggcggacggAGGAGCAGCGAGTCAAGATGAGAGTTCAGGACCAG GAATCCAAATCAATGGGTTTGACTTTCAGAGGCAGATGGTGCCAACCACCAGTACAATCACTAATGCACATGCACAAGCCCTCCTCCAACAG TTGACCCTGACCCCAGCGCAGCAGCAGATGTTGATCCAGCAGGCCCAAGCTCAACTCCTGGCTGCAGCCGTGCAGCATTCAGCTAACCAGCAGAACAACACCACTGGGGCCAGCATCTCGGCCTCCGCAGCCACACCCATTACCCAGCTGCCCCTGTCACAGCCCATCCAGATCGCTTCT CAGCTACAGCAGCAGAATTTAAGTCTGCCTCAGTTTGTTCTGGTGCAGCCTGGCCACCCGATCGCCACACAACTGCAGCCCGCTCAGTTCATCATCTCACAGACACCGCATGGCCAACAGG GCATATTGCAAGCCCAGAGTCTTCTAACTCAACTACCTCAAAGCCAAGCTAACCTCCTGCCGACTCAACCATGCATCACCCTTGCAACTCAG CCTGCCACTCCAACCCGCACAACAGCAGCCACACCTATTCAGTCCCTGTCCCACAGTCAGACACCACCCAAACGGTTGGATACCCCCACTATGGAGGAGCCTAGCGATCTGGAGGAACTGGAACAATTTGCCAAGACCTTCAAACAGAGGCGTATCAAACTGGGCTTCACgcag GGCGATGTTGGCCTGGCCATGGGGAAGCTGTATGGAAACGACTTCAGCCAAACTACCATCTCTCGCTTTGAGGCCTTGAATCTGAGCTTTAAGAACATGTGCAAACTCAAGCCATTGCTGGAGAAGTGGCTCAACGATGCAG TTTGTGCAGAGAACCTGACATCTGACCAGGCCCTGTCCAGCCCCAGTGCCCTGTGCTCCCCAGGCATGGGCATAGAGGGGATCAACCGCAGACGGAAGAAGAGGACCAGTATTGAGACCAACATCCGAGTGGCCTTAGAAAAAAGCTTTCTGGAG CAGAACCAAAAACCTACCTCTGAAGAGATCACCATGATCGCTGACCAGCTCAACATGGAGAAGGAGGTGATTCGGGTCTGGTTCTGCAATCGCCGACAGAAAGAGAAGAGGATTAACCCCCCCAGCAGCTGCAACAGTGGAGGAGGCGGCACCCCCATCAAAACCATCTTTACCCCCAGTAGCCCTTTG GTGGCCAGCACAGCAAGCCTTGTGAGCAGTCCAACTATTAACACACCCACCACTCTGACTGTAAACCCAGTGATGCCTCTCACCAGCACCAGTGTCTCCGGTTTGTCTTTCACAG GCACGACAGTTGGAGGCACAAACACTGCGTccgtcatatccactgcacctaTGATTACTATGGCCTGCTCTCCATCTTTGAGCCCGTCGCCAACGACTATTCACTCTTCGACAGAAAGCAAGGCGCAAACCATCGTCACCCAGGCACCGACATCCATCGCCACCACTTTAGGGACGGGTCAGCTGATGGTGACGCCGTCAGGGCTGTCTGCGGCGCTGCAGGGGGCCCAGTTACCCAGCGGCTTTGCTgctatggctgctgctgctgctgggctcAACCCAGGACTGATGTCCTCCCAGTTTGCTCCGGG GGGGGCCCTGCTCAGTCTGACTTCTGGTGGCCTTGGTAGTCCTGCCTTCATGAGCAACAACACCTTGGCTACCATCCAAGGTGTGTATCAAT ctctggcATCGGGCGGCACGATCCCCATCACTTCTCTGGATGGCGGCAACCTGCTGTTCGCTAACACTTCTGCTGGTAACACGCCCAACCTGGTGACCACACCGCTCTTCCTGAACCCCCAGAACCTGTCGCTGCTCACCAGTAACCCCGTCAGCTTGGTGTCGGCCGGGGCGGGGGGGCTGCAGGTCACTGCTGATGCTCATCATCAAACAACCAAGGCTACTGTGCCTGTGCAAGCTTCGACCATTACCACTGCCTCCAAGGCTCAATGA
- the pou2f1b gene encoding POU domain, class 2, transcription factor 1b isoform X8 — MADGGAASQDESSGPDAKVNNQSETTKCAMESGDGNTGIQINGFDFQRQMVPTTSTITNAHAQALLQQSKSEDSSALPTSVQQSVLPQTQLMLAGGQIAGLTLTPAQQQMLIQQAQAQLLAAAVQHSANQQNNTTGASISASAATPITQLPLSQPIQIASQLQQQNLSLPQFVLVQPGHPIATQLQPAQFIISQTPHGQQGILQAQSLLTQLPQSQANLLPTQPCITLATQPATPTRTTAATPIQSLSHSQTPPKRLDTPTMEEPSDLEELEQFAKTFKQRRIKLGFTQGDVGLAMGKLYGNDFSQTTISRFEALNLSFKNMCKLKPLLEKWLNDAVCAENLTSDQALSSPSALCSPGMGIEGINRRRKKRTSIETNIRVALEKSFLEQNQKPTSEEITMIADQLNMEKEVIRVWFCNRRQKEKRINPPSSCNSGGGGTPIKTIFTPSSPLVASTASLVSSPTINTPTTLTVNPVMPLTSTSVSGLSFTGTTVGGTNTASVISTAPMITMACSPSLSPSPTTIHSSTESKAQTIVTQAPTSIATTLGTGQLMVTPSGLSAALQGAQLPSGFAAMAAAAAGLNPGLMSSQFAPGGALLSLTSGGLGSPAFMSNNTLATIQGVYQSLASGGTIPITSLDGGNLLFANTSAGNTPNLVTTPLFLNPQNLSLLTSNPVSLVSAGAGGLQVTADAHHQTTKATVPVQASTITTASKAQ, encoded by the exons atggcggacggAGGAGCAGCGAGTCAAGATGAGAGTTCAGGACCAG ATGCTAAAGTGAATAATCAGTCAGAAACTACTAAATGTGCAATGGAAAGTGGTGACGGGAACACCG GAATCCAAATCAATGGGTTTGACTTTCAGAGGCAGATGGTGCCAACCACCAGTACAATCACTAATGCACATGCACAAGCCCTCCTCCAACAG TCTAAGTCGGAAGACTCGAGTGCTCTTCCGACCTCCGTCCAGCAGAGCGTATTGCCTCAAACCCAGCTAATGTTGGCCGGGGGACAGATTGCAGGA TTGACCCTGACCCCAGCGCAGCAGCAGATGTTGATCCAGCAGGCCCAAGCTCAACTCCTGGCTGCAGCCGTGCAGCATTCAGCTAACCAGCAGAACAACACCACTGGGGCCAGCATCTCGGCCTCCGCAGCCACACCCATTACCCAGCTGCCCCTGTCACAGCCCATCCAGATCGCTTCT CAGCTACAGCAGCAGAATTTAAGTCTGCCTCAGTTTGTTCTGGTGCAGCCTGGCCACCCGATCGCCACACAACTGCAGCCCGCTCAGTTCATCATCTCACAGACACCGCATGGCCAACAGG GCATATTGCAAGCCCAGAGTCTTCTAACTCAACTACCTCAAAGCCAAGCTAACCTCCTGCCGACTCAACCATGCATCACCCTTGCAACTCAG CCTGCCACTCCAACCCGCACAACAGCAGCCACACCTATTCAGTCCCTGTCCCACAGTCAGACACCACCCAAACGGTTGGATACCCCCACTATGGAGGAGCCTAGCGATCTGGAGGAACTGGAACAATTTGCCAAGACCTTCAAACAGAGGCGTATCAAACTGGGCTTCACgcag GGCGATGTTGGCCTGGCCATGGGGAAGCTGTATGGAAACGACTTCAGCCAAACTACCATCTCTCGCTTTGAGGCCTTGAATCTGAGCTTTAAGAACATGTGCAAACTCAAGCCATTGCTGGAGAAGTGGCTCAACGATGCAG TTTGTGCAGAGAACCTGACATCTGACCAGGCCCTGTCCAGCCCCAGTGCCCTGTGCTCCCCAGGCATGGGCATAGAGGGGATCAACCGCAGACGGAAGAAGAGGACCAGTATTGAGACCAACATCCGAGTGGCCTTAGAAAAAAGCTTTCTGGAG CAGAACCAAAAACCTACCTCTGAAGAGATCACCATGATCGCTGACCAGCTCAACATGGAGAAGGAGGTGATTCGGGTCTGGTTCTGCAATCGCCGACAGAAAGAGAAGAGGATTAACCCCCCCAGCAGCTGCAACAGTGGAGGAGGCGGCACCCCCATCAAAACCATCTTTACCCCCAGTAGCCCTTTG GTGGCCAGCACAGCAAGCCTTGTGAGCAGTCCAACTATTAACACACCCACCACTCTGACTGTAAACCCAGTGATGCCTCTCACCAGCACCAGTGTCTCCGGTTTGTCTTTCACAG GCACGACAGTTGGAGGCACAAACACTGCGTccgtcatatccactgcacctaTGATTACTATGGCCTGCTCTCCATCTTTGAGCCCGTCGCCAACGACTATTCACTCTTCGACAGAAAGCAAGGCGCAAACCATCGTCACCCAGGCACCGACATCCATCGCCACCACTTTAGGGACGGGTCAGCTGATGGTGACGCCGTCAGGGCTGTCTGCGGCGCTGCAGGGGGCCCAGTTACCCAGCGGCTTTGCTgctatggctgctgctgctgctgggctcAACCCAGGACTGATGTCCTCCCAGTTTGCTCCGGG GGGGGCCCTGCTCAGTCTGACTTCTGGTGGCCTTGGTAGTCCTGCCTTCATGAGCAACAACACCTTGGCTACCATCCAAGGTGTGTATCAAT ctctggcATCGGGCGGCACGATCCCCATCACTTCTCTGGATGGCGGCAACCTGCTGTTCGCTAACACTTCTGCTGGTAACACGCCCAACCTGGTGACCACACCGCTCTTCCTGAACCCCCAGAACCTGTCGCTGCTCACCAGTAACCCCGTCAGCTTGGTGTCGGCCGGGGCGGGGGGGCTGCAGGTCACTGCTGATGCTCATCATCAAACAACCAAGGCTACTGTGCCTGTGCAAGCTTCGACCATTACCACTGCCTCCAAGGCTCAATGA
- the pou2f1b gene encoding POU domain, class 2, transcription factor 1b isoform X4, whose amino-acid sequence MIGFATMLENTGGARADAKVNNQSETTKCAMESGDGNTGIQINGFDFQRQMVPTTSTITNAHAQALLQQAAAHLNTQFLTSFLIQIPLSAQRLKAHSQNSAQSKSEDSSALPTSVQQSVLPQTQLMLAGGQIAGLTLTPAQQQMLIQQAQAQLLAAAVQHSANQQNNTTGASISASAATPITQLPLSQPIQIASQLQQQNLSLPQFVLVQPGHPIATQLQPAQFIISQTPHGQQGILQAQSLLTQLPQSQANLLPTQPCITLATQPATPTRTTAATPIQSLSHSQTPPKRLDTPTMEEPSDLEELEQFAKTFKQRRIKLGFTQGDVGLAMGKLYGNDFSQTTISRFEALNLSFKNMCKLKPLLEKWLNDAENLTSDQALSSPSALCSPGMGIEGINRRRKKRTSIETNIRVALEKSFLEQNQKPTSEEITMIADQLNMEKEVIRVWFCNRRQKEKRINPPSSCNSGGGGTPIKTIFTPSSPLVASTASLVSSPTINTPTTLTVNPVMPLTSTSVSGLSFTGTTVGGTNTASVISTAPMITMACSPSLSPSPTTIHSSTESKAQTIVTQAPTSIATTLGTGQLMVTPSGLSAALQGAQLPSGFAAMAAAAAGLNPGLMSSQFAPGGALLSLTSGGLGSPAFMSNNTLATIQGVYQSLASGGTIPITSLDGGNLLFANTSAGNTPNLVTTPLFLNPQNLSLLTSNPVSLVSAGAGGLQVTADAHHQTTKATVPVQASTITTASKAQ is encoded by the exons ATGATAGGTTTTGCAACCATGCTGGAAAACACAGGTGGGGCAAGAGCGG ATGCTAAAGTGAATAATCAGTCAGAAACTACTAAATGTGCAATGGAAAGTGGTGACGGGAACACCG GAATCCAAATCAATGGGTTTGACTTTCAGAGGCAGATGGTGCCAACCACCAGTACAATCACTAATGCACATGCACAAGCCCTCCTCCAACAG GCTGCAGCACATTTAAATACCCAATTTctcacttcctttttaattcAAATCCCTCTCTCTGCTCAAAGACTAAAGGCTCATTCTCAAAATTCTGCTCAG TCTAAGTCGGAAGACTCGAGTGCTCTTCCGACCTCCGTCCAGCAGAGCGTATTGCCTCAAACCCAGCTAATGTTGGCCGGGGGACAGATTGCAGGA TTGACCCTGACCCCAGCGCAGCAGCAGATGTTGATCCAGCAGGCCCAAGCTCAACTCCTGGCTGCAGCCGTGCAGCATTCAGCTAACCAGCAGAACAACACCACTGGGGCCAGCATCTCGGCCTCCGCAGCCACACCCATTACCCAGCTGCCCCTGTCACAGCCCATCCAGATCGCTTCT CAGCTACAGCAGCAGAATTTAAGTCTGCCTCAGTTTGTTCTGGTGCAGCCTGGCCACCCGATCGCCACACAACTGCAGCCCGCTCAGTTCATCATCTCACAGACACCGCATGGCCAACAGG GCATATTGCAAGCCCAGAGTCTTCTAACTCAACTACCTCAAAGCCAAGCTAACCTCCTGCCGACTCAACCATGCATCACCCTTGCAACTCAG CCTGCCACTCCAACCCGCACAACAGCAGCCACACCTATTCAGTCCCTGTCCCACAGTCAGACACCACCCAAACGGTTGGATACCCCCACTATGGAGGAGCCTAGCGATCTGGAGGAACTGGAACAATTTGCCAAGACCTTCAAACAGAGGCGTATCAAACTGGGCTTCACgcag GGCGATGTTGGCCTGGCCATGGGGAAGCTGTATGGAAACGACTTCAGCCAAACTACCATCTCTCGCTTTGAGGCCTTGAATCTGAGCTTTAAGAACATGTGCAAACTCAAGCCATTGCTGGAGAAGTGGCTCAACGATGCAG AGAACCTGACATCTGACCAGGCCCTGTCCAGCCCCAGTGCCCTGTGCTCCCCAGGCATGGGCATAGAGGGGATCAACCGCAGACGGAAGAAGAGGACCAGTATTGAGACCAACATCCGAGTGGCCTTAGAAAAAAGCTTTCTGGAG CAGAACCAAAAACCTACCTCTGAAGAGATCACCATGATCGCTGACCAGCTCAACATGGAGAAGGAGGTGATTCGGGTCTGGTTCTGCAATCGCCGACAGAAAGAGAAGAGGATTAACCCCCCCAGCAGCTGCAACAGTGGAGGAGGCGGCACCCCCATCAAAACCATCTTTACCCCCAGTAGCCCTTTG GTGGCCAGCACAGCAAGCCTTGTGAGCAGTCCAACTATTAACACACCCACCACTCTGACTGTAAACCCAGTGATGCCTCTCACCAGCACCAGTGTCTCCGGTTTGTCTTTCACAG GCACGACAGTTGGAGGCACAAACACTGCGTccgtcatatccactgcacctaTGATTACTATGGCCTGCTCTCCATCTTTGAGCCCGTCGCCAACGACTATTCACTCTTCGACAGAAAGCAAGGCGCAAACCATCGTCACCCAGGCACCGACATCCATCGCCACCACTTTAGGGACGGGTCAGCTGATGGTGACGCCGTCAGGGCTGTCTGCGGCGCTGCAGGGGGCCCAGTTACCCAGCGGCTTTGCTgctatggctgctgctgctgctgggctcAACCCAGGACTGATGTCCTCCCAGTTTGCTCCGGG GGGGGCCCTGCTCAGTCTGACTTCTGGTGGCCTTGGTAGTCCTGCCTTCATGAGCAACAACACCTTGGCTACCATCCAAGGTGTGTATCAAT ctctggcATCGGGCGGCACGATCCCCATCACTTCTCTGGATGGCGGCAACCTGCTGTTCGCTAACACTTCTGCTGGTAACACGCCCAACCTGGTGACCACACCGCTCTTCCTGAACCCCCAGAACCTGTCGCTGCTCACCAGTAACCCCGTCAGCTTGGTGTCGGCCGGGGCGGGGGGGCTGCAGGTCACTGCTGATGCTCATCATCAAACAACCAAGGCTACTGTGCCTGTGCAAGCTTCGACCATTACCACTGCCTCCAAGGCTCAATGA